The genomic region CGTCACCGTCATCGCTCCCTCCTTTCCCGCTATTTTCTCTGATTCCTCGACGAGTACGCCGCTGACGTACAGTTGCCAGCCCTGAATGTGTGCCCCATTCTCCCAGTAGTCTATTGACTTGTTTCCGCTCGCTCCAGGCGCTATGAAGAACCATGCTTTCTTCGCGCCACCGGGCCCCTCCCTGGCGTCAAGCACCCTGGTCGCGTTAGCCACGAGTACTGTCTCCTCACAGCCCTTCTCCGGCCACGCCCTCGTCTCGACCGCTACGAGCGGCCCCTTCACTGCGACAACTGTTGCGACGAGCCTCGCCCTACACTCCGCCTGCCCAGACATGTCAACCCGGTACTCGATGAAGTCGCCCACCCTGTATGGTAGTTTAACAGCACCACGGGCCTCCGGCATAGCCTCGGAGAGCACTCGGGTAAGGTTGAGCCCCTCTCCGGGCCTACCGCCTACCTCTAGGTTTAGGAACGGGTTCGAGGAGTACAGCAGCCTAAGCTCCTCGACCCCGAAGCCGTAGCGTATGGTCGCGCGGCTCAGCACGCCGCCCACGTAGCAGAGAGTACCAGTCCCCGACACCCCGCCGACAACCACGTCCTTCTCTATACAGGAGGTGCCAGCTGGCCAGAGAAACACTGTGGGCACCTCCCTGCCCTCCACTACTGAGGCGGAACGCTTACCAAGGTCTAGGAGGACGCGTGAATAGTCCCGGCCAGCAACAAGGCAGCAATCACCAAGGCTCTTAACACCATACTCCACGCCTGCATTGCTCCTAGAAAAGACCCAGACAACAACTAACGAGCTACAAGCACCGCCGCCGGCACTGGTTCTCGTGCAATTATATACCAGGAAGTCGTTAGCGTGAAGAGAGTAGAGAAAACGGTCACCCTGCGCAGGAACCACGCGCGGCACATAAGCCCCAGCCAGGAACAGAGAGACAAGCAAGACGACAAACAACCGCTCCAAGCACTACAGCCCCTGCCCGGATTTATACCATCGTCTACTCTCACCGAAACCCTCTGCTTAACAATCCTTCCCAGCAGCGCGTGACCGGATCACCTTCGAGTATTGCAGGCGCTAGACAGCAGCAACTGGCACCACGAAGAATGAAGAAAAGGGTGAGGCGCGGCTCGCTCCACTTCCCAATAGTCGCGCTAGCCACCGCCCTGGTCGCTATCGCCACTATTATCCAGATGTACGTCGACTATGAGCAGAGCGGCGCGAGAGGACTAGAGGCAATGAGCCTCAAGCTGAGGGTGGCGGTGATCCTCGCCGGCGTGCTCTCGCTCCTAGCAGCCCTGCTGGCTATAGCGGCGGGCAGCGGTGGGAGGCGGTAGCAAGGGTGACAGGGAAGAGGAGGAGGCGCTGCAAATACTACGTCAATACTAATTTTATCGTGGATCTAATGCGTAGCAATGCTGCTGCCGTGGGTTTTGCTAAGAGGCGTCGGGGCGTAATGTGCTCATCGTCTCTCGTTGTCGCGGAGTTCCGGGAGATCGGGCGCAGCTCTGCCGCTAGGAGAGCTATGGCGGAGCACGGTGTCCGCCTAGTTAAGCTTAGGCGCCCTACTCTTCGGCGGCTCGCGAAGCGCGTTATCCTCGAGCATCCTGGGCTCTCAGTCAACTCTTTCCTAGATTATCTCCACGTCTACGCGGCTAGGCTGATGGGCGTGGAGTACTTTGTTACGAGCGACCGGGCTGCGTGCAATCGGGCTATTAGGGCGGGTCTTTGCTGTATTAATTACCGGAGCGGTGAGGAAAGGTGCCCCTCAAGCCGGTGAGGATTGCTAGGGAGAGGATGAAGCCGATAATAGTTAAGGCTATACGAGTATACAAAGAGAAGAGGGATGAGAGAGCCCTAGACGTCCTCGCAAGGTACCTGCTAGGCGAGATCAGCCGGGAAGAGGCGCTGGAGAAGCTTAGAAGGCTCGAAGCCCGGTGATAGGCTCCTTGGCTTCTTCTTGGCTTCCTTGGAGCGTCATGGTTTTTGGCATGTTTCTTGTCTGGGGTCTTGTCTATTCAAGAACGGAGAGCATTCGCAGGGCCACGATGGTAGCGCTTATTGTTGGTAAGAGCTTCACGGTTGTCTATAAGCTGGCTGGCTTGGACCGCACTGTCTTGACTCTTTACCTTGTCAATCGCTATGGCTACGTGAGGGAGATACGTATAACGATGGTCATGGTTCTCTTGCTCGCGTTTCTCGCGAGCCTCTTGGCGGCTCTCTACTGGCCCGTGGTGTCGAGGTATCTTCCCCGCGAGGTGCGCGAGGCCCTCGAGGCCGAGCAGTAGGCTGGCTTATCACGAAGACCCCGCTTACTAGTACCGAGTCGTAGTTCTTCCTTATCCCTCCCAGGGCCTGGGGCTTATCCACGTCAACCAGAACCGTTATGGATAGGAT from Pyrofollis japonicus harbors:
- a CDS encoding PIN domain-containing protein; translated protein: MTGKRRRRCKYYVNTNFIVDLMRSNAAAVGFAKRRRGVMCSSSLVVAEFREIGRSSAARRAMAEHGVRLVKLRRPTLRRLAKRVILEHPGLSVNSFLDYLHVYAARLMGVEYFVTSDRAACNRAIRAGLCCINYRSGEERCPSSR
- a CDS encoding SHOCT domain-containing protein; its protein translation is MPLKPVRIARERMKPIIVKAIRVYKEKRDERALDVLARYLLGEISREEALEKLRRLEAR